A window from Drosophila nasuta strain 15112-1781.00 chromosome 3, ASM2355853v1, whole genome shotgun sequence encodes these proteins:
- the LOC132790740 gene encoding longitudinals lacking protein, isoforms H/M/V-like isoform X27 yields the protein MDDDQQFCLRWNNHQSTLISVFDTLLENETLVDCTLAAEGKFLKAHKVVLSACSPYFATLLQEQYDKHPIFILKDVKYQELRAMMDYMYRGEVNISQDQLAALLKAAESLQIKGLSDNRSGGNSGASGNTAAAAQAAAQQATKSDAHHRVKLSGTYTLEQTKRSRGAMDVSGDVSGSREGSSSPSRRRRKVRRRSMENDVHDNSNSSVLQSVAAASNQSILQQTSASLAASALVSTQLASGSSVGAAAAATNASGSSSIQVSTQPLTSSSSNVTKKTESAKLTSTAAQGAQQQQQQQQTTTSDAINTDNVQQQQQQQQNESTQGEADEMDVASGGAGVASGAVAVHPGVVKQLATLDKSNHKQKIKDNSITTTATTEMVIEPKAEYDEDAHDENVEDLTLDEEDMTMEELDQAAGTSQGGDGSSQAYATWQHDRSQDELGLMAAQDAQQRDPQDKLFYSTYYYLLLGTGCSSRTQLSILQSVLYHSNL from the exons ATGGATGACGATCAACAGTTTTGTTTGCGATGGAACAACCATCAGAGCACATTGATCAGTGTATTTGACACGTTGCTGGAAAATGAGACACTAGTCGATTGCACGCTCGCCGCTGAGGGTAAATTTCTCAAGGCCCACAAGGTGGTGTTATCAGCATGCAGTCCCTATTTTGCT ACATTGCTGCAAGAACAGTACGACAAGCATCCGATATTCATACTCAAGGATGTCAAATATCAGGAACTGCGCGCCATGATGGATTACATGTATCGCGGCGAGGTCAATATTTCGCAGGATCAACTCGCTGCGCTCCTCAAGGCCGCTGAATCGTTGCAGATCAAGGGATTGTCCGACAATCGCAGCGGTGGCAACAGTGGCGCCAGTGGCAACACTGCGGCAGCCGCCCAGGCTGCAGCGCAACAGGCCACCAAATCGGATGCACATCATCGCGTCAAGCTGAGCGGCACCTATACGCTGGAGCAGACGAAGCGATCGCGTGGTGCCATGGATGTGTCCGGTGATGTGTCTGGATCACGCGAAGGCTCCTCGAGTCCATCGCGTCGTCGTCGAAAAGTGCGACGCCGCAGCATGGAAAATG ATGTGCACGACAACTCGAATTCGTCAGTGCTGCAATCAGTCGCCGCCGCCTCCAATCAGTCAATCCTCCAACAAACAAGCGCTAGCCTCGCCGCCTCCGCTTTGGTCAGCACTCAATTGGCCAGCGGTAGCAGCGTTGGTGCCGCCGCCGCAGCAACAAATgccagtggcagcagcagcatccaaGTATCGACCCAGCCAttgaccagcagcagcagtaacgtTACCAAAAAGACTGAAAGCGCTAAACTAACATCGACAGCTGCCCAGGGcgcccaacaacagcagcagcaacaacaaacaaccacAAGCGATGCCATTAACACCGACaatgtacaacaacaacaacagcaacaacagaatgAAAGCACCCAAGGCGAAGCCGATGAAATGGATGTGGCAAGTGGTGGTGCTGGTGTTGCAAGTGGCGCCGTTGCCGTTCATCCAGGTGTCGTTAAGCAATTGGCCACTCTAGACAAGTCGAATCATAAACAAAAGATCAAAGATAATAGCataacaacaaccgcaacaactGAAATGGTAATTGAGCCCAAGGCCGAATACGATGAGGATGCGCACGATGAGAACGTTGAGGATTTGACTTTGGATGAGGAAGATATGACAATGGAAGAGCTGGATCAAGCGGCTGGCACCAGTCAGGGTGGCGATGGATCTAGTCAag CATATGCAACATGGCAACACGACAGATCTCAGGATGAACTTGGACTAATGGCCGCACAGGATGCACAGCAACGGGATCCACAAG
- the LOC132790740 gene encoding longitudinals lacking protein, isoforms H/M/V-like isoform X17 — translation MDDDQQFCLRWNNHQSTLISVFDTLLENETLVDCTLAAEGKFLKAHKVVLSACSPYFATLLQEQYDKHPIFILKDVKYQELRAMMDYMYRGEVNISQDQLAALLKAAESLQIKGLSDNRSGGNSGASGNTAAAAQAAAQQATKSDAHHRVKLSGTYTLEQTKRSRGAMDVSGDVSGSREGSSSPSRRRRKVRRRSMENDVHDNSNSSVLQSVAAASNQSILQQTSASLAASALVSTQLASGSSVGAAAAATNASGSSSIQVSTQPLTSSSSNVTKKTESAKLTSTAAQGAQQQQQQQQTTTSDAINTDNVQQQQQQQQNESTQGEADEMDVASGGAGVASGAVAVHPGVVKQLATLDKSNHKQKIKDNSITTTATTEMVIEPKAEYDEDAHDENVEDLTLDEEDMTMEELDQAAGTSQGGDGSSQAYATWQHDRSQDELGLMAAQDAQQRDPQEMLMHPSNLKFNARRKSSRSMVMQQQQQKRRSHHNHHHQQSSMSTSMSMTLAMAAMSSSTSPSLHVCPTCGRRYQTLSTLTRHMRKECNQPKQYVCHLCGRGFHYNFKLQDHYHHTHRLSA, via the exons ATGGATGACGATCAACAGTTTTGTTTGCGATGGAACAACCATCAGAGCACATTGATCAGTGTATTTGACACGTTGCTGGAAAATGAGACACTAGTCGATTGCACGCTCGCCGCTGAGGGTAAATTTCTCAAGGCCCACAAGGTGGTGTTATCAGCATGCAGTCCCTATTTTGCT ACATTGCTGCAAGAACAGTACGACAAGCATCCGATATTCATACTCAAGGATGTCAAATATCAGGAACTGCGCGCCATGATGGATTACATGTATCGCGGCGAGGTCAATATTTCGCAGGATCAACTCGCTGCGCTCCTCAAGGCCGCTGAATCGTTGCAGATCAAGGGATTGTCCGACAATCGCAGCGGTGGCAACAGTGGCGCCAGTGGCAACACTGCGGCAGCCGCCCAGGCTGCAGCGCAACAGGCCACCAAATCGGATGCACATCATCGCGTCAAGCTGAGCGGCACCTATACGCTGGAGCAGACGAAGCGATCGCGTGGTGCCATGGATGTGTCCGGTGATGTGTCTGGATCACGCGAAGGCTCCTCGAGTCCATCGCGTCGTCGTCGAAAAGTGCGACGCCGCAGCATGGAAAATG ATGTGCACGACAACTCGAATTCGTCAGTGCTGCAATCAGTCGCCGCCGCCTCCAATCAGTCAATCCTCCAACAAACAAGCGCTAGCCTCGCCGCCTCCGCTTTGGTCAGCACTCAATTGGCCAGCGGTAGCAGCGTTGGTGCCGCCGCCGCAGCAACAAATgccagtggcagcagcagcatccaaGTATCGACCCAGCCAttgaccagcagcagcagtaacgtTACCAAAAAGACTGAAAGCGCTAAACTAACATCGACAGCTGCCCAGGGcgcccaacaacagcagcagcaacaacaaacaaccacAAGCGATGCCATTAACACCGACaatgtacaacaacaacaacagcaacaacagaatgAAAGCACCCAAGGCGAAGCCGATGAAATGGATGTGGCAAGTGGTGGTGCTGGTGTTGCAAGTGGCGCCGTTGCCGTTCATCCAGGTGTCGTTAAGCAATTGGCCACTCTAGACAAGTCGAATCATAAACAAAAGATCAAAGATAATAGCataacaacaaccgcaacaactGAAATGGTAATTGAGCCCAAGGCCGAATACGATGAGGATGCGCACGATGAGAACGTTGAGGATTTGACTTTGGATGAGGAAGATATGACAATGGAAGAGCTGGATCAAGCGGCTGGCACCAGTCAGGGTGGCGATGGATCTAGTCAag CATATGCAACATGGCAACACGACAGATCTCAGGATGAACTTGGACTAATGGCCGCACAGGATGCACAGCAACGGGATCCACAAG AGATGTTGATGCATCCAAGCAATTTAAAGTTCAATGCCCGAAGAAAGTCCAGCCGATCGATGGtgatgcaacagcagcagcaaaagcgtCGTAgtcatcataatcatcatcatcaacagtcatcgatgtcgacgtcgatgtcgatgacGTTGGCGATGGCGGCgatgtcgtcgtcgacgtcacCGTCGTTGCACGTGTGTCCGACCTGCGGTCGCAGATATCAAACGCTTTCGACGTTGACGCGCCACATGCGCAAAGAGTGCAATCAGCCCAAGCAATATGTGTGCCACTTGTGTGGCAGGGGTTTTCACTATAATTTCAAGCTGCAAGATCATTACCATCACACACATCGGCTCAGTGCCTGA
- the LOC132790740 gene encoding longitudinals lacking protein, isoforms H/M/V-like isoform X26: protein MDDDQQFCLRWNNHQSTLISVFDTLLENETLVDCTLAAEGKFLKAHKVVLSACSPYFATLLQEQYDKHPIFILKDVKYQELRAMMDYMYRGEVNISQDQLAALLKAAESLQIKGLSDNRSGGNSGASGNTAAAAQAAAQQATKSDAHHRVKLSGTYTLEQTKRSRGAMDVSGDVSGSREGSSSPSRRRRKVRRRSMENDVHDNSNSSVLQSVAAASNQSILQQTSASLAASALVSTQLASGSSVGAAAAATNASGSSSIQVSTQPLTSSSSNVTKKTESAKLTSTAAQGAQQQQQQQQTTTSDAINTDNVQQQQQQQQNESTQGEADEMDVASGGAGVASGAVAVHPGVVKQLATLDKSNHKQKIKDNSITTTATTEMVIEPKAEYDEDAHDENVEDLTLDEEDMTMEELDQAAGTSQGGDGSSQAYATWQHDRSQDELGLMAAQDAQQRDPQDAAEDEESWRRSADTIYIHIYNYNMATGPFWRLFPIR from the exons ATGGATGACGATCAACAGTTTTGTTTGCGATGGAACAACCATCAGAGCACATTGATCAGTGTATTTGACACGTTGCTGGAAAATGAGACACTAGTCGATTGCACGCTCGCCGCTGAGGGTAAATTTCTCAAGGCCCACAAGGTGGTGTTATCAGCATGCAGTCCCTATTTTGCT ACATTGCTGCAAGAACAGTACGACAAGCATCCGATATTCATACTCAAGGATGTCAAATATCAGGAACTGCGCGCCATGATGGATTACATGTATCGCGGCGAGGTCAATATTTCGCAGGATCAACTCGCTGCGCTCCTCAAGGCCGCTGAATCGTTGCAGATCAAGGGATTGTCCGACAATCGCAGCGGTGGCAACAGTGGCGCCAGTGGCAACACTGCGGCAGCCGCCCAGGCTGCAGCGCAACAGGCCACCAAATCGGATGCACATCATCGCGTCAAGCTGAGCGGCACCTATACGCTGGAGCAGACGAAGCGATCGCGTGGTGCCATGGATGTGTCCGGTGATGTGTCTGGATCACGCGAAGGCTCCTCGAGTCCATCGCGTCGTCGTCGAAAAGTGCGACGCCGCAGCATGGAAAATG ATGTGCACGACAACTCGAATTCGTCAGTGCTGCAATCAGTCGCCGCCGCCTCCAATCAGTCAATCCTCCAACAAACAAGCGCTAGCCTCGCCGCCTCCGCTTTGGTCAGCACTCAATTGGCCAGCGGTAGCAGCGTTGGTGCCGCCGCCGCAGCAACAAATgccagtggcagcagcagcatccaaGTATCGACCCAGCCAttgaccagcagcagcagtaacgtTACCAAAAAGACTGAAAGCGCTAAACTAACATCGACAGCTGCCCAGGGcgcccaacaacagcagcagcaacaacaaacaaccacAAGCGATGCCATTAACACCGACaatgtacaacaacaacaacagcaacaacagaatgAAAGCACCCAAGGCGAAGCCGATGAAATGGATGTGGCAAGTGGTGGTGCTGGTGTTGCAAGTGGCGCCGTTGCCGTTCATCCAGGTGTCGTTAAGCAATTGGCCACTCTAGACAAGTCGAATCATAAACAAAAGATCAAAGATAATAGCataacaacaaccgcaacaactGAAATGGTAATTGAGCCCAAGGCCGAATACGATGAGGATGCGCACGATGAGAACGTTGAGGATTTGACTTTGGATGAGGAAGATATGACAATGGAAGAGCTGGATCAAGCGGCTGGCACCAGTCAGGGTGGCGATGGATCTAGTCAag CATATGCAACATGGCAACACGACAGATCTCAGGATGAACTTGGACTAATGGCCGCACAGGATGCACAGCAACGGGATCCACAAG
- the LOC132790740 gene encoding longitudinals lacking protein, isoforms H/M/V-like isoform X16: protein MDDDQQFCLRWNNHQSTLISVFDTLLENETLVDCTLAAEGKFLKAHKVVLSACSPYFATLLQEQYDKHPIFILKDVKYQELRAMMDYMYRGEVNISQDQLAALLKAAESLQIKGLSDNRSGGNSGASGNTAAAAQAAAQQATKSDAHHRVKLSGTYTLEQTKRSRGAMDVSGDVSGSREGSSSPSRRRRKVRRRSMENDVHDNSNSSVLQSVAAASNQSILQQTSASLAASALVSTQLASGSSVGAAAAATNASGSSSIQVSTQPLTSSSSNVTKKTESAKLTSTAAQGAQQQQQQQQTTTSDAINTDNVQQQQQQQQNESTQGEADEMDVASGGAGVASGAVAVHPGVVKQLATLDKSNHKQKIKDNSITTTATTEMVIEPKAEYDEDAHDENVEDLTLDEEDMTMEELDQAAGTSQGGDGSSQAYATWQHDRSQDELGLMAAQDAQQRDPQEEMLMHPSNLKFNARRKSSRSMVMQQQQQKRRSHHNHHHQQSSMSTSMSMTLAMAAMSSSTSPSLHVCPTCGRRYQTLSTLTRHMRKECNQPKQYVCHLCGRGFHYNFKLQDHYHHTHRLSA, encoded by the exons ATGGATGACGATCAACAGTTTTGTTTGCGATGGAACAACCATCAGAGCACATTGATCAGTGTATTTGACACGTTGCTGGAAAATGAGACACTAGTCGATTGCACGCTCGCCGCTGAGGGTAAATTTCTCAAGGCCCACAAGGTGGTGTTATCAGCATGCAGTCCCTATTTTGCT ACATTGCTGCAAGAACAGTACGACAAGCATCCGATATTCATACTCAAGGATGTCAAATATCAGGAACTGCGCGCCATGATGGATTACATGTATCGCGGCGAGGTCAATATTTCGCAGGATCAACTCGCTGCGCTCCTCAAGGCCGCTGAATCGTTGCAGATCAAGGGATTGTCCGACAATCGCAGCGGTGGCAACAGTGGCGCCAGTGGCAACACTGCGGCAGCCGCCCAGGCTGCAGCGCAACAGGCCACCAAATCGGATGCACATCATCGCGTCAAGCTGAGCGGCACCTATACGCTGGAGCAGACGAAGCGATCGCGTGGTGCCATGGATGTGTCCGGTGATGTGTCTGGATCACGCGAAGGCTCCTCGAGTCCATCGCGTCGTCGTCGAAAAGTGCGACGCCGCAGCATGGAAAATG ATGTGCACGACAACTCGAATTCGTCAGTGCTGCAATCAGTCGCCGCCGCCTCCAATCAGTCAATCCTCCAACAAACAAGCGCTAGCCTCGCCGCCTCCGCTTTGGTCAGCACTCAATTGGCCAGCGGTAGCAGCGTTGGTGCCGCCGCCGCAGCAACAAATgccagtggcagcagcagcatccaaGTATCGACCCAGCCAttgaccagcagcagcagtaacgtTACCAAAAAGACTGAAAGCGCTAAACTAACATCGACAGCTGCCCAGGGcgcccaacaacagcagcagcaacaacaaacaaccacAAGCGATGCCATTAACACCGACaatgtacaacaacaacaacagcaacaacagaatgAAAGCACCCAAGGCGAAGCCGATGAAATGGATGTGGCAAGTGGTGGTGCTGGTGTTGCAAGTGGCGCCGTTGCCGTTCATCCAGGTGTCGTTAAGCAATTGGCCACTCTAGACAAGTCGAATCATAAACAAAAGATCAAAGATAATAGCataacaacaaccgcaacaactGAAATGGTAATTGAGCCCAAGGCCGAATACGATGAGGATGCGCACGATGAGAACGTTGAGGATTTGACTTTGGATGAGGAAGATATGACAATGGAAGAGCTGGATCAAGCGGCTGGCACCAGTCAGGGTGGCGATGGATCTAGTCAag CATATGCAACATGGCAACACGACAGATCTCAGGATGAACTTGGACTAATGGCCGCACAGGATGCACAGCAACGGGATCCACAAG AAGAGATGTTGATGCATCCAAGCAATTTAAAGTTCAATGCCCGAAGAAAGTCCAGCCGATCGATGGtgatgcaacagcagcagcaaaagcgtCGTAgtcatcataatcatcatcatcaacagtcatcgatgtcgacgtcgatgtcgatgacGTTGGCGATGGCGGCgatgtcgtcgtcgacgtcacCGTCGTTGCACGTGTGTCCGACCTGCGGTCGCAGATATCAAACGCTTTCGACGTTGACGCGCCACATGCGCAAAGAGTGCAATCAGCCCAAGCAATATGTGTGCCACTTGTGTGGCAGGGGTTTTCACTATAATTTCAAGCTGCAAGATCATTACCATCACACACATCGGCTCAGTGCCTGA